One segment of Vibrio orientalis CIP 102891 = ATCC 33934 DNA contains the following:
- the moaB gene encoding molybdenum cofactor biosynthesis protein B produces the protein MGHAESKFQPANIAVLTVSDTRTEENDTSGGYLVENAKEAGHNVVDKQIVIDDMYKIRAIVSQWIADENVQAIMITGGTGFTSRDSTPEALKPLFDKEVEGFGELFRQVSYEEIGTSTIQSRAIAGFANHTVIFAMPGSTGACRTGWTKIIKQQLDASHRPCNFMPHLSV, from the coding sequence ATGGGTCACGCAGAAAGCAAATTCCAACCAGCTAATATTGCCGTACTAACTGTTTCAGATACTCGTACAGAAGAGAATGACACGTCTGGCGGTTACCTAGTCGAGAACGCTAAAGAAGCGGGTCACAATGTTGTTGATAAGCAAATTGTGATTGATGATATGTACAAGATCCGCGCGATCGTTTCTCAGTGGATTGCTGACGAAAATGTTCAAGCGATCATGATTACCGGCGGCACTGGTTTTACTTCACGTGACAGCACTCCAGAAGCACTAAAACCACTATTTGATAAAGAAGTTGAAGGTTTTGGTGAGTTGTTCCGCCAAGTGTCTTACGAAGAGATTGGTACATCAACGATTCAATCTCGTGCGATTGCAGGTTTTGCTAACCATACGGTTATCTTTGCTATGCCGGGTTCTACAGGTGCTTGTCGTACTGGTTGGACTAAGATCATCAAGCAACAGCTAGATGCAAGCCACCGTCCATGTAACTTCATGCCTCACCTATCTGTTTAA
- the moaE gene encoding molybdopterin synthase catalytic subunit MoaE — protein sequence MDNRVSVQFDDFSVGAEYDALAQGTAAGAVVTFVGKVRDMNLGDNVTGLSLEHYPGMTEKALGEICDEAEKRWPLLNIRVIHRVGDLDIGDQIVFVGVSSAHRGAAFEACEFVMDYLKTKAPFWKKERTTEETRWVDSRDSDAKAAERWHK from the coding sequence ATGGACAATCGAGTTTCTGTACAGTTTGATGATTTTTCTGTTGGCGCGGAATATGACGCGCTAGCGCAAGGCACGGCTGCGGGCGCAGTGGTTACTTTTGTGGGTAAAGTTCGCGACATGAACTTAGGCGACAATGTAACTGGCTTGTCACTTGAACATTATCCAGGAATGACTGAAAAAGCTCTGGGTGAGATTTGTGACGAGGCAGAAAAGCGTTGGCCGTTATTAAATATCCGAGTGATTCACCGCGTTGGCGATTTAGACATTGGTGATCAAATTGTGTTTGTCGGCGTGTCTAGCGCACACCGAGGCGCTGCCTTCGAAGCTTGCGAGTTTGTTATGGACTACTTGAAGACCAAGGCGCCATTTTGGAAGAAAGAGCGCACCACTGAAGAAACTCGTTGGGTTGACTCAAGAGACTCTGATGCCAAAGCTGCTGAGCGTTGGCACAAGTAA
- the moaD gene encoding molybdopterin synthase sulfur carrier subunit — translation MIKVLFFAQTRELVGVDELELEGDFQTVEAIRSHLAEQEGKWDIALEQGKLLAAVNQSIVPLEHPIQSGDEVAFFPPVTGG, via the coding sequence ATGATTAAAGTATTATTCTTTGCCCAAACTCGTGAGCTAGTGGGTGTCGATGAACTTGAGCTGGAAGGGGATTTTCAAACGGTAGAAGCTATCCGTAGTCACCTTGCTGAGCAAGAAGGTAAATGGGATATCGCCTTAGAGCAAGGCAAATTACTTGCTGCGGTAAACCAATCCATTGTTCCTCTTGAGCACCCAATTCAATCGGGTGATGAAGTGGCTTTTTTCCCACCGGTAACAGGTGGTTAA
- a CDS encoding MATE family efflux transporter, translating to MTDQTAKFVEGSTMRHILVMSGAGSVGLMALFVVDLIDMLFISMLGQVELAAAVGFAGTLVFFSTSISIGTSIAMGALVSKAIGAKQHQHAKQLTTSIMFTAVAISILVSGVMFTYIPELLAAIGAQGVAAERAEAYLRIILPSAPVIAVAMAAGAGLRAAGDAKRSMWATLAGGIVNAILDPIFIFGFGWNVEGAALASVFARFTVLFFSLYPLIKVHQLVAGFNYSVWRSNLKLILAIAIPAIITNIATPIGNAIVTSSIAQFGENYVAGFAVIGRLTPVCFAVIFALSGAVGPIIGQNYGAERMDRVKETLNNSLIVTTVYTLAVCVILYFAQDLIVSMFSLQGDAQVIVAAFCTYVAISFIFNGAQFVANTSFNNLGKPLYSTALNLGKATLGTLPFVHFGALWFGALGVLYGQAIGTVVFGIIATIVLRKHISDLMAGSCAEHMEADPSITSVNSQPFCSHDAVLIDDVAATADVEEEIAKKV from the coding sequence ATGACCGATCAAACAGCCAAATTCGTCGAAGGGTCTACCATGCGCCACATTTTGGTGATGTCGGGAGCAGGTTCGGTGGGTCTGATGGCCTTGTTTGTCGTTGATTTAATCGACATGCTGTTTATTAGTATGTTGGGACAAGTTGAACTGGCCGCCGCTGTCGGGTTTGCTGGCACACTGGTTTTCTTTTCTACCTCTATTTCTATTGGTACTTCGATCGCGATGGGCGCACTGGTGTCAAAAGCGATTGGGGCCAAGCAGCATCAGCATGCCAAACAGCTTACAACGAGTATCATGTTTACCGCCGTCGCCATCAGTATTTTGGTCTCGGGTGTTATGTTCACCTATATCCCTGAACTGTTAGCGGCGATCGGTGCGCAAGGCGTAGCGGCGGAACGTGCAGAAGCGTATTTGAGAATTATCCTGCCGAGTGCGCCTGTGATTGCGGTTGCGATGGCGGCCGGGGCTGGGCTTCGCGCAGCAGGAGATGCAAAGCGTTCGATGTGGGCAACGCTTGCGGGAGGTATTGTTAACGCTATTCTTGATCCAATTTTTATCTTTGGCTTTGGTTGGAACGTTGAAGGTGCTGCGTTAGCGTCGGTGTTTGCGCGCTTTACCGTACTATTTTTCTCTCTTTACCCGTTGATTAAAGTGCATCAGTTGGTGGCTGGTTTTAACTACTCAGTGTGGCGAAGCAATTTAAAACTGATTCTCGCAATCGCCATCCCAGCGATTATTACCAATATCGCCACACCGATTGGTAATGCGATCGTCACCTCATCAATTGCTCAGTTTGGTGAAAACTATGTCGCTGGCTTTGCTGTGATTGGTCGATTAACTCCGGTTTGCTTCGCGGTCATCTTTGCCTTGTCAGGTGCCGTTGGTCCTATTATCGGTCAAAACTATGGCGCTGAACGTATGGATCGCGTTAAAGAAACACTCAATAACTCACTGATTGTGACGACTGTGTATACCTTGGCGGTCTGTGTCATTCTCTATTTTGCCCAAGACTTAATTGTCAGCATGTTCAGTTTGCAAGGGGATGCTCAAGTTATTGTTGCGGCATTTTGTACGTATGTAGCAATCAGTTTCATCTTTAACGGCGCCCAGTTTGTTGCTAACACCTCGTTCAATAATTTAGGTAAGCCGTTGTATTCCACCGCTCTTAACTTGGGTAAAGCGACGCTAGGGACATTGCCGTTTGTCCATTTTGGCGCGCTGTGGTTTGGCGCATTAGGCGTACTGTATGGACAAGCAATAGGTACGGTAGTGTTTGGTATTATTGCTACTATTGTGTTGCGCAAGCACATCTCTGATCTCATGGCTGGTTCGTGTGCTGAGCACATGGAAGCTGATCCGTCGATCACTAGCGTTAACAGCCAACCTTTTTGTAGCCATGATGCGGTTTTGATTGATGATGTGGCGGCCACTGCCGACGTAGAGGAAGAAATTGCAAAAAAAGTTTGA
- the luxU gene encoding quorum-sensing phosphorelay protein LuxU: MDILNQNKIERLASEIGAENVPVLLDIFLGELTMYIDNLSQQEQSEHDAYMKEICHALKSSAASFGAEALCAYSVEIDSMAKSGALLNIDQDVAKMISLLRETQQRYQELVS; the protein is encoded by the coding sequence GTGGATATTTTAAATCAGAATAAAATTGAACGATTAGCCAGTGAAATTGGAGCTGAAAATGTTCCGGTTTTGCTTGATATATTCTTGGGTGAACTAACCATGTATATTGACAACCTCTCTCAGCAAGAGCAGAGCGAACATGATGCCTATATGAAAGAGATTTGCCATGCTCTGAAAAGTAGTGCAGCCAGTTTTGGAGCTGAAGCTTTGTGCGCGTATTCGGTTGAAATTGATAGCATGGCAAAGTCAGGCGCCTTGCTCAATATTGATCAGGATGTGGCGAAAATGATATCTCTGCTCAGAGAAACTCAGCAGAGATATCAAGAGTTAGTCAGCTAA
- a CDS encoding YvcK family protein: protein MTIYASKKIVAVGGGHGLGRMLAALKEFGSNATGIVATTDNGGSTGRIRNCQGGIAWGDTRNCINQLITDPSISSMMFEYRFKGAGELDGHNLGNLMLTALDNLSVRPLDATNLIRNMLKVDVNIIPMSEHPSDLKALSPDGRWVTGETSVDEMPDKLLRLDLEPEVPATKEGVMAIEQADAIILGPGSFLTSIMPPLLLPEIGRAISCNTKAQLIFVENLSPEYGPAGKMTLQEKLEWCERSCRGRKIDVVLGEEPHPELSDWNCVTVPLASPNRDWRHDRTKLQQAVEFLLAD from the coding sequence ATGACAATTTACGCTAGCAAAAAAATCGTAGCTGTTGGCGGTGGCCACGGCCTTGGCCGGATGTTGGCCGCACTTAAAGAATTTGGCTCTAATGCCACGGGGATTGTTGCAACCACGGATAATGGTGGCTCAACGGGTCGAATCCGCAATTGCCAAGGGGGCATTGCTTGGGGAGATACACGTAACTGTATCAATCAGTTGATTACAGATCCTTCCATTAGTTCGATGATGTTTGAGTACCGGTTTAAAGGTGCCGGCGAACTCGATGGCCATAACCTTGGCAACCTAATGCTGACCGCGCTCGACAACCTTTCGGTTAGACCGCTTGATGCGACTAATCTTATCCGCAATATGCTCAAAGTGGATGTTAATATCATTCCTATGTCGGAGCACCCTTCCGATTTGAAAGCACTCTCACCAGACGGACGTTGGGTAACCGGCGAGACCAGTGTCGATGAAATGCCTGATAAGTTGTTAAGACTCGACTTAGAGCCAGAGGTCCCTGCGACCAAAGAAGGCGTGATGGCGATTGAACAAGCAGACGCGATCATTTTAGGCCCAGGTAGTTTCTTGACCAGTATAATGCCGCCACTTCTCCTACCAGAAATTGGCAGAGCGATTTCATGTAACACCAAGGCACAATTGATCTTTGTCGAGAACTTGTCTCCAGAGTATGGGCCAGCAGGAAAAATGACACTGCAAGAGAAGCTAGAGTGGTGTGAACGTTCATGCCGCGGACGAAAAATTGATGTGGTATTAGGGGAAGAGCCGCACCCAGAACTTTCAGATTGGAACTGTGTCACCGTACCGCTTGCTTCACCAAACCGAGACTGGCGTCACGACCGAACAAAGCTTCAGCAAGCGGTGGAGTTTTTATTAGCTGACTAA
- a CDS encoding CBS domain-containing protein produces MESLKVKDYMTLQAVTFTPEMSLSAALDKVMNSRYLGGPVINEQREVIGFLSGQDLLDKLVKVSYYCQDTHIVSDCMHKDVLSVTSDTSIIELADMMTVGRPKVYPVIDAGKLVGIITRRDVLRAVAKNLDDCFKHPV; encoded by the coding sequence ATGGAATCATTAAAAGTAAAAGACTACATGACATTACAAGCGGTGACATTTACCCCTGAAATGTCATTAAGTGCCGCTTTAGATAAGGTAATGAACTCAAGATATTTGGGTGGACCCGTTATCAATGAACAGCGAGAAGTGATTGGTTTTTTATCAGGTCAGGATTTGCTCGATAAATTGGTTAAGGTCAGTTATTACTGTCAGGACACCCACATTGTTTCAGACTGTATGCACAAAGATGTGTTATCGGTGACATCAGATACCTCGATTATTGAACTCGCAGATATGATGACAGTAGGGCGACCGAAAGTGTATCCAGTTATTGATGCAGGTAAGTTAGTCGGTATTATCACACGACGTGATGTGCTCAGAGCGGTTGCCAAAAACCTTGATGATTGTTTTAAGCATCCAGTCTAG
- the moaC gene encoding cyclic pyranopterin monophosphate synthase MoaC, with protein MSEFTHINASGEANMVDVSAKAETVREARAEAFVHMAPETLQLIVSGSHHKGDVFATARIAGIQAAKKTWDLIPLCHPLLLSKVEVQLEAIEAENMVRIESVCKLAGKTGVEMEALTAASVAALTIYDMCKAVQKDMVIGQVRLLEKTGGKSGHFKVEA; from the coding sequence ATGAGCGAATTTACTCATATCAATGCTTCTGGCGAGGCGAACATGGTTGACGTGTCAGCGAAAGCAGAAACGGTACGTGAAGCGCGCGCAGAAGCGTTTGTTCACATGGCCCCAGAGACATTGCAACTGATCGTATCTGGCTCTCATCATAAAGGTGATGTGTTTGCAACGGCGCGTATTGCGGGCATTCAAGCAGCGAAAAAAACCTGGGATTTGATTCCTCTTTGCCATCCACTTTTGCTGTCAAAAGTTGAAGTTCAACTTGAAGCAATTGAAGCTGAAAACATGGTTCGCATCGAATCTGTTTGTAAGCTAGCAGGTAAGACCGGGGTAGAGATGGAAGCGCTGACGGCGGCTTCTGTTGCGGCACTGACTATCTACGATATGTGCAAAGCGGTACAGAAAGATATGGTGATTGGCCAAGTTCGACTGTTAGAGAAAACGGGCGGGAAATCGGGTCACTTTAAGGTGGAAGCATGA
- the moaA gene encoding GTP 3',8-cyclase MoaA → MAQQFEDRFHRKFYYLRLSVTDVCNFKCTYCLPDGYKPSGQKNSSFLALPEIKRVVRAFADCGTSKVRITGGEPSLRKDFTDIIHTVASTKGIRKVATTTNGYRMEKQVADWKEAGLTHINVSVDSLDPRMFHQITGENKFTQVMGGIDRAFEVGYEQVKVNVVLMKDLNAHELPAFLNWIKDRPIQLRFIELMQTGEMDELFQRHHVSGVAIRNQLIANGWLLKVRDHNDGPAQVFVHPDYQGEIGLIMPYEKDFCESCNRLRVSATGKLHLCLFGDHGVELRDLLQQDSQESALIERIQEQLQTKSVSHFLHDGNSGMTPHLASIGG, encoded by the coding sequence GTGGCGCAACAATTCGAAGATAGATTCCATCGTAAGTTTTATTACTTACGACTTTCCGTTACAGATGTCTGTAACTTTAAATGCACATATTGTTTACCTGATGGTTACAAACCTTCGGGGCAGAAAAACTCGTCTTTTTTAGCATTACCAGAGATTAAACGTGTCGTTAGAGCGTTCGCAGATTGCGGGACGTCTAAGGTGCGTATTACTGGTGGTGAGCCGAGCTTACGCAAAGATTTCACTGACATTATCCATACTGTCGCTTCAACGAAGGGTATTCGTAAAGTGGCAACTACAACCAATGGTTATCGTATGGAGAAACAAGTCGCGGATTGGAAAGAAGCAGGCCTGACTCATATCAATGTCAGTGTCGATAGCCTCGATCCTCGAATGTTTCATCAAATCACAGGCGAAAATAAGTTCACTCAAGTGATGGGCGGTATCGACCGTGCATTCGAAGTGGGCTATGAGCAAGTTAAAGTCAATGTTGTACTGATGAAAGACTTAAATGCTCATGAATTACCTGCCTTTCTAAACTGGATTAAAGACCGTCCAATCCAATTGCGCTTTATCGAGCTGATGCAAACAGGCGAAATGGATGAATTATTCCAGCGTCACCATGTATCTGGCGTAGCGATTCGAAATCAACTTATCGCCAACGGCTGGCTATTGAAGGTTCGTGACCACAATGACGGACCTGCGCAGGTCTTTGTCCATCCTGATTACCAAGGTGAAATCGGTCTGATTATGCCTTACGAAAAAGACTTCTGTGAAAGCTGTAATCGCTTGCGTGTCTCTGCGACAGGTAAGTTACATCTTTGTCTATTTGGTGATCATGGTGTTGAACTTAGAGACTTACTCCAACAAGACTCTCAAGAATCAGCGCTAATAGAACGTATTCAAGAGCAGCTACAAACCAAATCAGTCAGCCACTTCCTTCATGACGGGAACTCAGGCATGACGCCGCATTTAGCGTCTATTGGCGGCTGA
- the luxO gene encoding quorum-sensing sigma-54 dependent transcriptional regulator LuxO translates to MQQNTQKKNTKYLLMVEDTASVAALYRSYLTPLQIDINIVGTGRDAIDSLNFRTPDLILLDLRLPDMTGMDVLHAVKEKNPDVPVIFMTAHGSIDTAVEAMRHGAQDFLIKPCEADRLRVTVNNALRKANKLKNDADSPGSQGYQGFIGSSQTMQAVYRTIDSAASSKASIFITGESGTGKEVCAEAIHATSKRGYKPFIAINCAAIPKDLIESELFGHVKGAFTGAATDRQGAAELADGGTLFLDELCEMDLELQTKLLRFIQTGTFQKVGSSKMKSVDVRFVCATNRDPWKEVEEGRFREDLYYRLYVIPLHLPPLRERGDDIIEIAYSLLGFMSKEEGKDFVRLAPEVVERFARYEWPGNVRQLQNVLRNVVVLNNGREIHLEMLPPPLNQPSANEIRVMLPQPDMVSVQDIFPLWLTEKNAIEQAIKACDGNIPKAAGYLDVSPSTIYRKLQAWNAKEMQ, encoded by the coding sequence ATGCAACAGAATACGCAAAAGAAAAACACAAAATATTTATTGATGGTAGAAGATACTGCGTCAGTTGCGGCCTTGTATCGTTCTTACCTCACCCCACTTCAAATTGATATCAATATCGTTGGCACTGGACGTGATGCGATTGATAGCCTCAATTTCAGAACACCCGATCTGATCTTACTTGATTTACGTCTTCCCGATATGACGGGGATGGACGTTCTACATGCAGTGAAAGAAAAAAATCCGGATGTTCCCGTTATCTTTATGACGGCTCACGGCTCTATTGATACCGCTGTCGAAGCGATGCGACATGGTGCTCAAGATTTCTTGATTAAGCCCTGTGAAGCCGATCGCTTGCGTGTCACTGTCAATAACGCGCTACGTAAAGCGAACAAGCTTAAAAATGACGCGGACAGCCCTGGTAGCCAAGGTTATCAAGGCTTTATTGGTAGTAGCCAAACAATGCAGGCGGTTTATCGAACCATTGACTCGGCCGCTAGCAGTAAAGCAAGTATCTTCATTACTGGCGAGAGTGGTACTGGTAAAGAGGTATGCGCTGAAGCGATTCATGCCACGAGTAAGCGTGGTTATAAGCCGTTTATTGCGATCAACTGTGCCGCGATTCCAAAAGATCTGATTGAAAGTGAACTGTTTGGTCACGTAAAAGGAGCCTTTACAGGGGCGGCGACCGATAGACAGGGGGCCGCAGAACTTGCTGACGGCGGTACGCTGTTTCTCGATGAACTGTGTGAAATGGACCTAGAATTGCAAACCAAGCTTTTGAGGTTTATTCAAACAGGTACTTTCCAAAAAGTGGGCTCTTCTAAAATGAAGAGTGTGGATGTACGTTTTGTTTGTGCCACCAACAGAGACCCGTGGAAAGAAGTTGAAGAAGGCCGCTTTAGAGAAGATTTATACTATCGCTTATATGTGATACCTCTTCACCTACCACCACTTCGTGAACGGGGTGACGACATTATTGAAATTGCTTATTCACTGCTTGGTTTTATGTCGAAAGAAGAGGGGAAAGACTTTGTTCGACTGGCGCCTGAAGTGGTTGAACGTTTTGCTCGTTATGAGTGGCCGGGCAACGTGCGCCAACTGCAAAACGTACTGCGCAATGTCGTCGTATTGAACAATGGTCGAGAAATTCATCTAGAGATGCTACCTCCGCCATTGAATCAGCCTTCAGCCAATGAAATTCGAGTGATGTTACCGCAACCAGACATGGTATCGGTACAAGATATCTTCCCGCTCTGGTTGACTGAAAAGAATGCTATCGAGCAGGCAATTAAAGCGTGCGATGGCAATATTCCAAAAGCGGCAGGATATTTGGATGTCAGTCCATCGACCATTTATAGAAAACTACAGGCATGGAACGCCAAGGAAATGCAATAG
- a CDS encoding sensor domain-containing diguanylate cyclase — translation MKSIFSAEVTNNPDLMHVVFEAMPEPTFLIDKSGTYVEAWGGRDTKRHHNPSALIGLNQYQVLPADKAIWFSQVIVDVIDSQTATEIEYNLDPKDLPCFEGIEGPTDTQHFSALVIPLPNTSLVLWTVRNITEYKKTLDKLAQHQLELEKLTYIDHLTQVYNRYALDSLLPEAIELTKLKLSGAAILMIDIDCFKQYNDSYGHIKGDQVLAALGQTIRTWAKSNDLCFRYGGDEFLVFVPNMNEEEILSRAQQLQADVKALAIPHKSSTVGNIFSVTIGIQQYRLMPETMKAEDFISIADKALFFAKSQQRGSIHQLTENEKSSLSLGSFK, via the coding sequence GTGAAATCCATTTTTTCAGCGGAAGTTACAAATAATCCAGACTTAATGCATGTGGTGTTTGAAGCGATGCCTGAGCCGACTTTCCTTATCGATAAGTCAGGAACCTATGTCGAAGCATGGGGTGGCCGAGATACCAAACGCCACCATAACCCTTCCGCTTTGATTGGCCTCAATCAATACCAAGTACTCCCCGCCGATAAAGCTATCTGGTTTAGCCAAGTCATTGTCGATGTGATTGATAGCCAAACGGCAACAGAAATTGAGTATAACTTAGACCCTAAAGATCTGCCCTGTTTTGAAGGTATCGAAGGACCGACTGACACACAGCACTTTAGCGCTCTAGTAATACCTTTACCCAATACCTCGCTGGTTTTATGGACGGTGCGTAATATTACCGAATACAAAAAAACATTAGATAAGCTTGCTCAGCATCAACTTGAGCTGGAAAAACTCACTTATATCGATCACCTTACTCAAGTCTACAACCGCTATGCCTTGGACTCTCTGCTGCCTGAAGCCATAGAACTGACGAAACTCAAGCTTTCTGGCGCAGCAATCTTGATGATCGATATCGACTGCTTTAAGCAATATAACGACAGCTACGGACACATTAAGGGTGATCAAGTCCTTGCCGCGTTAGGACAAACGATTAGAACTTGGGCTAAATCTAACGACCTATGTTTTCGCTATGGCGGTGATGAGTTTTTGGTCTTTGTGCCAAATATGAATGAGGAAGAGATCTTATCCAGAGCGCAACAACTGCAAGCGGACGTAAAAGCTCTGGCGATTCCCCACAAATCCTCAACGGTCGGTAATATTTTCTCTGTCACTATCGGTATTCAACAGTACCGGCTGATGCCTGAGACGATGAAGGCCGAAGACTTTATCTCAATAGCAGATAAAGCACTGTTCTTTGCTAAAAGCCAACAACGTGGTTCTATTCATCAATTGACCGAAAATGAAAAAAGCTCCCTATCGCTAGGGAGCTTTAAATAA
- the uvrB gene encoding excinuclease ABC subunit UvrB codes for MSKVFDLVSDYQPSGDQPTAIRQLLEGLDSGLAHQTLLGVTGSGKTFTLANVIASAQRPAILLAPNKTLAAQLYGEMKAFFPNNAVEYFVSYYDYYQPEAYVPTTDTFIEKDASVNAHIEQMRLSATKALLERKDAIIVASVSAIYGLGDPESYLQMMLHIRRGDVMDQRDILRRLAELQYSRNDVAFERGQFRVRGEVIDIFPAESDQDAVRIEMFDDEIDCISVFDPLTGAVKQRDLARYTIYPKTHYVTPRERILAAVEEIKLELESRKKYLLDNNKLLEEQRISQRTQFDIEMMNELGFCSGIENYSRYLSGRSEGEPPPTLFDYLPHDGLLIIDESHVTVPQIGAMYKGDRSRKETLVEFGFRLPSALDNRPMKFEEFESISPQTIFVSATPGNYELEKSDGEIADQVVRPTGLLDPELEVRPVATQVDDLLSEIRIRAAKDERVLVTTLTKRMAEDLTEYLTEHDVKVRYLHSDIDTVERVEIIRDLRLGEFDVLVGINLLREGLDMPEVSLVAILDADKEGFLRSERSLIQTIGRAARNIAGKAILYADSITKSMEKAMGETSRRREKQQEYNAKLGIEPQALKRNIKDIMELGDIAKGKKQRTSKAVPLSKVAEPSQSYDVMTPQQLDKEISKLEAQMYQHAQDLEFELAAQKRDQIDKLRSQFITNS; via the coding sequence ATGAGTAAAGTTTTTGATTTGGTGTCTGATTATCAACCGTCTGGAGACCAGCCGACCGCAATACGTCAATTACTTGAAGGCTTAGACTCAGGCCTAGCCCATCAAACTTTGCTCGGTGTTACTGGTTCGGGGAAAACCTTTACTCTGGCTAATGTGATCGCGAGTGCGCAACGACCGGCGATTTTATTAGCGCCGAATAAAACACTGGCAGCGCAGCTCTATGGTGAAATGAAGGCCTTCTTCCCGAATAATGCGGTCGAGTATTTTGTCTCATACTATGACTATTACCAGCCTGAAGCGTACGTGCCGACCACTGATACATTTATTGAGAAAGACGCGTCAGTGAATGCGCATATCGAACAGATGCGTTTGTCGGCGACCAAAGCGTTGCTTGAACGTAAAGATGCCATCATTGTTGCTTCAGTTTCTGCGATTTACGGTTTAGGTGATCCTGAGTCCTATTTACAAATGATGCTCCACATTCGTCGTGGTGATGTGATGGATCAGCGCGATATTCTACGCCGTTTAGCTGAGCTTCAATACAGTCGCAACGACGTAGCCTTTGAGCGTGGTCAGTTTCGTGTGCGTGGTGAAGTGATCGATATCTTCCCTGCTGAATCTGATCAAGATGCGGTTAGAATTGAGATGTTTGATGATGAGATTGATTGCATCAGTGTTTTTGACCCACTTACTGGAGCGGTGAAACAACGCGATCTTGCTCGTTACACGATTTATCCCAAAACCCACTATGTGACGCCACGTGAGCGAATTTTAGCGGCGGTTGAAGAGATTAAACTTGAGTTAGAGAGCCGCAAAAAATACCTGCTTGATAACAACAAACTGTTGGAAGAGCAGCGTATCTCACAACGTACTCAGTTTGACATTGAAATGATGAACGAGTTGGGCTTTTGTTCTGGTATCGAGAACTACTCGCGTTACTTGAGTGGACGTAGTGAAGGCGAGCCGCCACCGACGCTATTTGACTACCTTCCTCATGATGGTTTGCTGATTATTGACGAATCCCATGTAACAGTGCCGCAAATAGGCGCTATGTACAAAGGCGATCGCTCTCGTAAAGAGACGCTGGTGGAGTTTGGCTTCCGTCTGCCTTCAGCGCTCGATAACCGACCAATGAAATTCGAAGAGTTTGAGTCGATTTCACCGCAGACGATCTTTGTCTCTGCGACACCGGGCAATTATGAGTTGGAAAAATCTGATGGTGAAATTGCCGATCAAGTTGTTCGCCCGACAGGCCTACTCGACCCAGAACTTGAAGTACGACCGGTTGCTACTCAAGTTGATGATCTATTGTCTGAAATTAGAATACGCGCAGCAAAAGATGAACGTGTCCTTGTGACGACGCTGACTAAGCGAATGGCAGAGGATTTAACCGAATATCTTACAGAGCATGATGTTAAAGTTCGTTACTTACACTCTGATATTGACACCGTCGAGCGAGTGGAAATCATTCGTGATTTACGTTTAGGTGAGTTTGACGTGTTAGTTGGGATCAACTTACTTCGAGAGGGTCTCGACATGCCAGAGGTCTCTTTAGTGGCGATTCTAGATGCTGATAAAGAGGGCTTCTTACGTTCGGAGCGGTCTCTGATTCAGACCATTGGTCGCGCTGCGCGTAACATTGCAGGTAAGGCTATCCTATATGCCGACTCGATTACTAAATCGATGGAAAAGGCGATGGGGGAGACGAGCCGCCGCCGAGAGAAGCAGCAAGAATACAATGCTAAGTTGGGGATTGAGCCACAAGCGCTGAAACGTAATATCAAAGATATTATGGAGCTTGGTGATATTGCTAAGGGTAAGAAGCAACGCACTAGTAAGGCAGTCCCACTATCTAAAGTGGCCGAGCCATCACAAAGTTATGATGTGATGACACCTCAGCAACTGGATAAAGAGATCAGTAAGCTGGAGGCTCAAATGTATCAACATGCACAGGACTTGGAGTTTGAGCTAGCAGCGCAGAAACGCGACCAGATCGATAAATTACGTAGCCAGTTTATTACTAACAGCTAA